The genomic window AGTTCAACCGGTTGCTCCGGACAAGCGGCGCCCAAAACCGAAGGACGAGAGCAAGCTCATCTTCGGGAGGGTTTTCAGCGACCACATGTTCATGATGGATTTCCGCGCCGGCGCGTGGCAGGACGCACGAGTGGTGCCCTACCAGATCCTCGGGCTGGATCCCGCGGCCATGGTGCTCCATTACGGACAGGGCATCTTCGAGGGACTGAAAGGCTATCGGTGGCCCAACGGCAAGATTCACCTGTTCCGTCCGGAGAAGAACTTCGAACGGTTCAAGCGGTCGGCGTTGAGGATGTGCATGCCCCCGGTGGACGTCGATTTCCAGTTCCGAGCCGTCGAGGCGCTGCTGAAGATCGACAGGGACTGGGTGCCGCACAGCCTCGGTTCTTCCCTTTACATCCGGCCGACCATGATCGCCAGCGAGCCGCACCTGGGAGTGCGCCCGGCCGGCGAGTACCTTTACTATATCATTACGGGCCCGGTGGCGGCCTACTATGCCGAGGGTTTCAATCCCGTGAAGATATACGTATCCGATGAATATGTGCGGGCTGTGCGCGGGGGTGTGGGCGAGGCGAAAACCATGGCCAACTACGCCTCCAGCCTGTATGCGGCGGAAATGGCCAAGAAAAAGGGATTCACCCAGGTTTTGTGGCTGGATGGGATCGAGCGACGGTTCATAGAAGAAGTGGGAACCATGAACATCTTCTTCAGGATCAAGGATGAGCTCGTGACGCCGCCGTTGACCGGTTCAATCCTGCCCGGCGTGACCAGAGACTCGGTCATCGAGCTGGCCCGTCACTGGGGGATCACGGTGACGGAGCGGCCGATCTCCATCGACGAGGTCATTGACGCCGTCAAATCGGGGAACATGAAGGAAATCTTCGGCACGGGCACGGCAGCGGTCATTTCTCCCGTGGGAGAAATCTCCTTCAAGGACAAAAACCACACCGTCGGGAATGGCGGGGTCGGCGAATGGTCGCACAGGCTCTACGACGAAATCGTCGGCATTCAGTACGGTGAGAAGGAAGATCCGTTCGGATGGATCTACCCGGTGAAGGTGTAGAAAGCCCGACGCGGGGCAAACAGCCCGCCCCGGCCCTTCGCCTCCAAAAGGTTTGATTTTTCAGTCTCTTGCCTGATGTTGGGATGGACTGCACGAGGGTTGAAATATCGGCTCGGTATGCTTAAGTTTCTTTTGAGGTTGACGATATGTCGCCTTCTCCTAACCCCTGGACCCTGTTCGGCATTTCCCCCTCCGGCCGAACAGGGTTTGACGTTTAAAGGCGGGGCGGTTGCGCGTGCCGGGCTCCGTGAGCCGGTTCCAGGACACGACCGATCGATCCGGTCAAACGCCGGCTCTCCGTCGTCGCCCGCCCCGTCGCGGACGGTGCGGGAATCCACTCTGTCCGCCTCCACGCGGCATCACGTGCCGCCGGTCTTGAGAAACCGGTTCAGGGACTTTTCCCAGTATTGCATGAACTCGAGGTAGAACTCCTCCGTGTATTCCCGTACGAATTCTTCCCCGGCGCCGCTCAACGCCGTGTACATGTAAGTCACGCGGGCGT from Syntrophobacter fumaroxidans MPOB includes these protein-coding regions:
- a CDS encoding branched-chain amino acid aminotransferase is translated as MEIRVQPVAPDKRRPKPKDESKLIFGRVFSDHMFMMDFRAGAWQDARVVPYQILGLDPAAMVLHYGQGIFEGLKGYRWPNGKIHLFRPEKNFERFKRSALRMCMPPVDVDFQFRAVEALLKIDRDWVPHSLGSSLYIRPTMIASEPHLGVRPAGEYLYYIITGPVAAYYAEGFNPVKIYVSDEYVRAVRGGVGEAKTMANYASSLYAAEMAKKKGFTQVLWLDGIERRFIEEVGTMNIFFRIKDELVTPPLTGSILPGVTRDSVIELARHWGITVTERPISIDEVIDAVKSGNMKEIFGTGTAAVISPVGEISFKDKNHTVGNGGVGEWSHRLYDEIVGIQYGEKEDPFGWIYPVKV